In Capsicum annuum cultivar UCD-10X-F1 chromosome 8, UCD10Xv1.1, whole genome shotgun sequence, the genomic window ATAGATGCAAAAGTTATTCTAATATCAATTGCTACTTAATCGATGaaagacacacgtgcaaagcacgtaatTATCTAAGATGGGCAATGCGTAAAAATACTAAAAAGGCCTCGGCCTACTCTGCAGGTCAGCTACATGGGCTTAACTCATGAAGGCCCAATCTAATCCCCAAAACCCTCAgcccatacatatatatacagtaTAAGAAGCAAGAAAAATCCCTAGGGCTTTTAGGGTTTATCAAAAATCGCAAGCGAAAATGCGACCTCTAGATGAGCAAGAAACAACACAAGTATTCGAAAAGCTCCACAAATTCGTCGGCAACAATCTGAAGAACATTGTAGAAAACCCATCTCACGAAGGCCCGGACAACTCACCTGGCCGCTACTGCTTTCGTCTGCAGAAAAACAGAGTTTACTACGTATCGGAATCCCTGGTGAAACGAGCAACGAACATAAAGCGCGACAACTTGGTATCCCTCGGGACCCAGTTAGGAAAATTCACAAAAGGAGGTAAATTTCATCTCACTGTTCAGTCTTTAGGCCTTTTGGCAGAAAATGCGAAGCACAAGGTGTGGTTAAAGCCGACATCTGAGATGAGTTTTTTGTATGGGAATAATGTGTTGAAAGGGGGAGTTGGGAGAATTACGGAGAGTATTAGTGAGCATGATGGGGTGGTTGTGTATTCGATGTCGGATGTGCCGTTGGGATTTGGGGTTGCAGCAAAGAGTACTCAAGATTGTAGGAAAATGGATCCCAATGGGATTGTTGTGCTTCATCAAGCTGATATTGGTGAGTATTTGAGAATGGAAGATGATCTTTGAATTTGAGTTAGTGAAATTGTGAGTGATTTATGTTGAGCTTTTTTGTGTTTTGGGGATTAGGGTTTATGGGGGTTTCTAATTTGTGTAATGTAATTGGAGTACTCTAAATTTTTTACACAGTTGCTCTATACATTTTACAACTTATTTGGATGGCTAGTTGCTTTTCACTGTTAGATTTTATTTTAGGTAAGACTATATAGTAATATGCTAGAGAAGCATTAAAGCTAATACGTGCATTGTTTGAGTCTGTGATTCCGTTATATTGTGCTTGTTCTGCTAAAAAAAACATTATTTGCAAGCACCGGAGGAACTATGCGCATTTGTAAGCTTCCAaagaatttttttcctttctcccTTTAGCTAGTTGTTTGTCATGAGTTACTGTTGGATTCCCTGATATGCTGATTAATTCATTGACAGATTAGGTGGTCATAAGCGTGTGAGCACTTAAGATTAAGGTTAATTGCAATTTTTAGTTTCTGTACAAGAGTTGTTAGTTCAGCAAGAGTGTTAGGTGGTATGAGGAATGCTCCCTCATGAAGTGTATCACCCAGTCCCTTCAATTGTTTCTAATCACCCCAACTGTTCCCCCTCTTCCCAGAGTTATTACCCAAGGAACTGCCATACGTTTTGAGTTTGTGGGATCCTATCACAGGAGATTTCCATATAACAACACTAGTGTGTTGGTTGGTGTTCATTGTGCTGGATCCTACAATGTAGGAAGTTGTCATATGCTTTGGCAATGATATTAGCATGATAGGGTCTATCCTCTTGTTGAAGAGGTTATGATTTCTACCCAATCGTATGTGCCAAAAGCATAAAGGCACACAAGTGCATCTC contains:
- the LOC107839493 gene encoding 60S ribosome subunit biogenesis protein NIP7 homolog isoform X2; the protein is MRPLDEQETTQVFEKLHKFVGNNLKNIVENPSHEGPDNSPGRYCFRLQKNRVYYVSESLVKRATNIKRDNLVSLGTQLGKFTKGGKFHLTVQSLGLLAENAKHKVWLKPTSEMSFLYGNNVLKGGVGRITESISEHDGVVVYSMSDVPLGFGVAAKSTQDCRKMDPNGIVVLHQADIGTF
- the LOC107839493 gene encoding 60S ribosome subunit biogenesis protein NIP7 homolog isoform X1, with protein sequence MRPLDEQETTQVFEKLHKFVGNNLKNIVENPSHEGPDNSPGRYCFRLQKNRVYYVSESLVKRATNIKRDNLVSLGTQLGKFTKGGKFHLTVQSLGLLAENAKHKVWLKPTSEMSFLYGNNVLKGGVGRITESISEHDGVVVYSMSDVPLGFGVAAKSTQDCRKMDPNGIVVLHQADIGEYLRMEDDL